One stretch of Rathayibacter festucae DSM 15932 DNA includes these proteins:
- a CDS encoding amidohydrolase, whose translation MSDDREDPVTPSLLLRTARLLGRDEPVSVLLRDGRIEAIAPDGTLDAGRAGDAEVRDLDGRWLLPGLWDEHVHFSQWSMTAPRLDVSTARSAAETVEAVRARLALAPDSPATLVGFGFRDGLWPDLPTTALLDAVAPERPVVLVSGDLHCAWVNSAALRRYGFPAQDDILREEPCFRLVTALGALSDDELDELADEAARRAAARGVVGVVDLEMRWNAGDWTRRIARGTRSLRVDIGVYRDHLDRAIAEGLRTGDEVEGGEGLLRMGPLKVLIDGSLNTRTAYCVHPYAGHEGSGVLTVDPAELDELLARAAAAGIRPTVHAIGDAAATVALDALAKVGGGRIEHAQLLSDADLPRFARLGVVAGVQPAHALDDREVADRYWEGRTGRAFALRSLIDSGATVVLGSDAPVAPLDPWVAIAAAVSRARDGDEPWHPEQRVTVAEALVASTRTRRLAPQVGDTADLVAVERDPLASDGEQLRSMPVAATLLAGRVTHDD comes from the coding sequence ATGAGCGACGACCGAGAGGACCCCGTGACCCCGAGCCTGCTCCTGCGCACCGCGCGGCTCCTCGGCCGCGACGAGCCGGTGTCCGTGCTGCTCCGCGACGGCCGCATCGAGGCCATCGCTCCGGACGGCACGCTCGACGCCGGCCGGGCGGGCGACGCCGAGGTGCGCGACCTCGACGGCCGCTGGCTGCTGCCCGGGCTCTGGGACGAGCACGTGCACTTCTCGCAGTGGTCGATGACCGCTCCCCGCCTGGACGTCTCGACGGCGCGGTCGGCCGCGGAGACGGTCGAGGCGGTCCGTGCGCGGCTCGCCCTGGCACCGGACTCGCCGGCGACCCTCGTCGGCTTCGGCTTCCGCGACGGGCTCTGGCCCGATCTGCCGACGACGGCGCTGCTCGACGCGGTGGCGCCGGAGCGACCGGTGGTGCTCGTCAGCGGCGACCTGCACTGCGCCTGGGTCAACTCCGCGGCGCTGCGCCGCTACGGCTTCCCCGCGCAGGACGACATCCTCCGCGAGGAGCCCTGCTTCCGCCTCGTCACGGCACTCGGCGCGCTGAGCGACGACGAGCTCGACGAGCTGGCCGACGAGGCGGCGCGCCGCGCGGCCGCTCGCGGAGTCGTCGGCGTCGTCGACCTCGAGATGCGCTGGAACGCGGGGGACTGGACACGGCGGATCGCCCGCGGCACCCGCTCGCTGCGCGTCGACATCGGCGTCTACCGTGACCACCTCGACCGGGCGATCGCGGAGGGGCTGCGCACCGGGGACGAGGTCGAGGGCGGTGAGGGCCTGCTCCGGATGGGTCCGCTCAAGGTGCTGATCGACGGCTCGCTGAACACCCGGACCGCGTACTGCGTGCACCCGTACGCCGGGCACGAGGGCAGCGGCGTCCTCACCGTGGACCCCGCGGAGCTCGACGAGCTGCTCGCGCGTGCGGCCGCGGCGGGCATCCGGCCGACGGTGCACGCGATCGGCGACGCGGCCGCGACGGTCGCGCTCGACGCGCTGGCCAAGGTCGGCGGCGGCCGGATCGAGCACGCGCAGCTGCTCTCGGACGCTGACCTGCCTCGCTTCGCCCGGCTCGGCGTGGTCGCGGGAGTGCAGCCGGCACATGCGCTGGACGACCGTGAGGTCGCCGACCGCTACTGGGAGGGCCGGACGGGCCGGGCCTTCGCGCTGCGCTCGCTGATCGACTCCGGAGCGACGGTCGTGCTCGGCTCGGACGCGCCGGTGGCGCCGCTCGACCCCTGGGTGGCGATCGCCGCCGCCGTCTCCCGCGCCCGGGACGGCGACGAGCCGTGGCACCCGGAGCAGCGCGTCACAGTCGCGGAGGCGCTCGTCGCGTCCACACGGACCCGGCGACTCGCTCCGCAGGTGGGAGACACCGCCGACCTGGTCGCCGTCGAGCGCGACCCGCTCGCCTCCGACGGCGAGCAGCTGCGCTCGATGCCCGTCGCCGCGACGCTGCTCGCCGGACGCGTGACGCACGACGACTGA
- a CDS encoding Dps family protein, translating into MSTASVTSLTSSNPDVASGVAQFLSPVVIEMTALAVNSKQAHWHVRGANFIGVHELLDVVVGHAIEWADLAAERVVALGLPVDARIQTVASATQTAPLTPGFQRSENAIVEVIGLMDVAITTVNTAIAELADIDASSQDVAIEIGRGLEKDRWFLFAHVSES; encoded by the coding sequence ATGTCCACTGCATCCGTCACGTCGCTCACCTCGTCGAACCCGGATGTCGCATCCGGAGTCGCCCAGTTCCTCAGCCCGGTCGTCATCGAGATGACCGCCCTGGCCGTCAACAGCAAGCAGGCGCACTGGCACGTGCGCGGCGCCAACTTCATCGGCGTGCACGAGCTGCTCGACGTCGTCGTCGGCCACGCGATCGAGTGGGCTGACCTGGCCGCCGAGCGCGTCGTCGCCCTCGGCCTCCCCGTCGACGCCCGCATCCAGACCGTGGCCTCGGCCACGCAGACCGCCCCGCTCACCCCGGGCTTCCAGCGCTCCGAGAACGCCATCGTCGAGGTCATCGGCCTGATGGACGTCGCGATCACCACGGTCAACACCGCGATCGCCGAGCTCGCCGACATCGATGCGAGCAGCCAGGACGTCGCGATCGAGATCGGCCGCGGCCTCGAGAAGGACCGCTGGTTCCTCTTCGCCCACGTCAGCGAGAGCTGA
- a CDS encoding sensor histidine kinase has product MTAAPTALGEASAAYLRLWRELPREALSLLLAVPLALAGAFATGVALALGLGLIGVLIGAVFLPLALHTARGFARATRALDRLAGRPRIDEPQWRRPPASVAPATFALYGPVVDGHYWLALLHTLVVAPLLALVFAAVLGLWSWAGLGSLTALLAGDSSAIVRLVSGQSSAVLGVAGPPTAFLVLADVALVVLFLATLPFVTRGLTLARFLVDRLLLGPWGSEALQREVAELSVSRGAAVAAEDRALRRLERDIHDGPQQRLIRVQMDLGSALNRVRSDPDSAAALIDEAREHVRSALDELRALSRGVAPPILQDRGFTAAVHSLAVMSPVPVEVLVEHPVAEVPPEVERSVYFVVAELLANASKHASARSIRVHLDVRGTGGPERWLDVWVVDDGVGGASPLPGHGLEGVAGRVSGLRGLFTVDSPPGGPTTVGVHVPFLPAPPPALS; this is encoded by the coding sequence GTGACTGCAGCGCCGACCGCCCTCGGCGAGGCCTCCGCCGCCTACCTCCGGCTCTGGCGCGAGCTGCCCCGCGAGGCCCTGTCGCTCCTGCTCGCCGTGCCGCTGGCGCTGGCGGGTGCGTTCGCCACCGGAGTCGCCCTCGCCCTGGGCCTCGGCCTGATCGGCGTGCTGATCGGCGCGGTCTTCCTCCCGCTGGCGCTGCACACCGCCCGGGGCTTCGCTCGGGCGACCCGAGCGCTCGACCGACTCGCAGGCCGCCCGCGGATCGACGAGCCGCAGTGGCGCCGCCCGCCCGCCTCGGTCGCGCCCGCCACCTTCGCCCTCTACGGCCCGGTCGTCGACGGGCACTACTGGCTCGCGCTGCTGCACACGCTCGTCGTGGCGCCGCTGCTCGCGCTCGTCTTCGCCGCGGTCCTCGGGCTCTGGAGCTGGGCCGGCCTCGGCTCGCTGACGGCGCTGCTCGCCGGCGACTCCTCGGCGATCGTCCGGCTCGTCTCCGGGCAGTCGAGCGCAGTCCTCGGCGTCGCCGGGCCGCCCACGGCCTTCCTGGTGCTGGCCGACGTCGCGCTCGTCGTCCTGTTCCTCGCGACGCTGCCGTTCGTCACCCGCGGGCTCACCCTCGCGCGATTCCTGGTCGATCGGCTGCTGCTCGGGCCCTGGGGCTCGGAGGCGCTGCAGCGCGAGGTCGCGGAGCTCAGCGTCTCCCGCGGCGCGGCGGTCGCCGCCGAGGACCGGGCGCTGCGCCGGCTCGAGCGCGACATCCACGACGGTCCGCAGCAGCGGCTGATCCGGGTGCAGATGGACCTCGGATCGGCTCTCAACCGGGTGCGCTCCGATCCCGACTCCGCGGCGGCGCTGATCGACGAGGCGCGCGAGCACGTCCGCTCGGCGCTCGACGAGCTGCGCGCGCTCTCCCGGGGAGTCGCACCGCCGATCCTGCAGGACCGCGGCTTCACCGCTGCGGTGCACTCGCTGGCGGTCATGAGCCCGGTGCCCGTCGAGGTGCTGGTCGAGCATCCGGTGGCGGAGGTGCCGCCCGAGGTCGAGCGCAGCGTCTACTTCGTCGTCGCCGAGCTGCTCGCGAACGCGTCGAAGCACGCGTCGGCCCGCTCGATCCGCGTGCACCTCGACGTGCGGGGGACGGGCGGACCGGAGCGCTGGCTGGACGTCTGGGTCGTCGACGACGGCGTCGGCGGCGCCTCGCCCCTGCCCGGTCACGGTCTCGAGGGGGTCGCCGGGCGCGTCAGCGGGCTGCGCGGGCTGTTCACCGTCGATTCGCCCCCGGGCGGCCCGACCACGGTGGGTGTGCACGTGCCGTTCCTGCCCGCACCGCCGCCCGCCCTATCCTGA
- a CDS encoding response regulator transcription factor: MPPASPIRVALAEDSVLLREGLVRLFEDAGFSVVGAHGDAEGLLAAVAAEPSSVDVAVLDVRMPPTFRDEGVRAALDLRRLHPRIAVLLLSQYVEVTYAHELLGSGEGGMGYLLKDRVASVEELRDAVERVAAGGTVLDPQVVASLLQRNRDPLALLTPREREVLEAMAEGRTNAGIAAALFIGVGAVEKNVTSIFQKLGLEDSGSDHRRVLAVLAWLRAAR; the protein is encoded by the coding sequence GTGCCGCCCGCCTCACCGATCCGTGTCGCCCTCGCCGAGGACTCCGTCCTCCTGCGCGAGGGCCTGGTCCGACTGTTCGAGGACGCCGGCTTCTCCGTCGTCGGAGCCCACGGCGACGCTGAGGGGCTGCTCGCGGCCGTCGCCGCGGAGCCGTCCTCGGTGGACGTGGCCGTGCTCGACGTCCGCATGCCGCCCACCTTCCGCGACGAGGGCGTCCGCGCGGCACTCGACCTCCGGCGCCTGCACCCGCGGATCGCCGTGCTCCTGCTCAGCCAGTACGTCGAGGTGACCTACGCGCACGAGCTGCTCGGCTCGGGCGAGGGCGGCATGGGCTACCTGCTCAAGGACCGCGTCGCCTCGGTGGAGGAGCTGCGCGACGCCGTCGAGCGCGTCGCCGCGGGCGGGACGGTGCTCGATCCGCAGGTCGTCGCCTCGCTGCTCCAGCGCAACCGCGACCCGCTGGCGCTCCTGACCCCGCGCGAGCGCGAGGTGCTCGAGGCGATGGCCGAGGGGCGCACGAACGCAGGCATCGCCGCCGCGCTCTTCATCGGCGTCGGCGCGGTCGAGAAGAACGTCACCTCGATCTTCCAGAAGCTCGGACTCGAGGACTCCGGCTCGGACCACCGCCGCGTGCTCGCCGTCCTGGCCTGGCTCCGCGCCGCCCGCTGA
- a CDS encoding Ig-like domain-containing protein, with amino-acid sequence MRRRTARATIMGALAALLLVPMVATAPGSSASAAADTVKPVVSITAPVSGSTVAGTISLAATATDAVGTTQLSFWEGTRRLGYATVQAGVWTLPLDTRTLAEGSHVFVAKGKDAAGNIGNSAAMRVTVQNTGSTPVPTTSPSPTQTPVPSATPTATTTPSPTASPTTAPSPSATPTATGSPKPDTTKPTARITSPATGSTVPRTVTLVATASDDIGVTALSFWSGSTRVGNAVQQASGDWSLTTSSLAVTSHVIIAKARDAAGNIGSSGSIALTVSATAPTTTPTATPTPTATPTRTPTPTATPTATATPTATPTATPTATPTATPTATPTPTATPTTPPTVPGVPAPLAQWDFTQSAAPYYSTANDLPLLQAGKTKATTTSTPWGSGISMTGTSFLRVPQESAGRLTIGATGNAVTVASWVYMTDDSTGYVAGAWNEHGERAGRSYGLFYDLGLYGGDERSAFHVSRTGGPTPGYPYSRDYSASGNKFTRYTWQLHVGTYDGTYAVSYLDGTSVAYPRFVDNKGATYAKNPYLFTEGLNPNAGDFTVGAVELTSGPGNYAKGTFAKIRVWDTALTADQVKALYDTERAALK; translated from the coding sequence ATGCGACGACGTACCGCACGGGCGACGATCATGGGAGCGCTCGCAGCCCTCCTCCTGGTGCCGATGGTGGCCACCGCGCCCGGCAGCTCGGCGAGCGCCGCCGCCGACACGGTGAAGCCGGTCGTGAGCATCACCGCTCCGGTGAGCGGATCGACGGTCGCGGGGACGATCTCCCTCGCGGCGACCGCGACGGACGCGGTCGGGACCACCCAGCTCTCGTTCTGGGAGGGCACCCGCCGTCTGGGCTACGCCACCGTGCAGGCGGGCGTCTGGACGCTTCCGCTCGACACGCGGACGCTGGCCGAGGGCTCGCACGTCTTCGTGGCCAAGGGCAAGGACGCGGCGGGGAACATCGGCAACAGTGCCGCCATGCGCGTCACCGTGCAGAACACCGGCTCGACCCCCGTTCCGACGACGAGTCCCTCCCCCACGCAGACCCCGGTCCCGTCGGCGACGCCCACCGCGACGACCACCCCCTCGCCGACCGCGAGCCCGACGACCGCGCCGAGCCCCAGCGCCACGCCGACCGCCACGGGCTCGCCGAAGCCCGACACGACGAAGCCGACCGCGCGCATCACCTCGCCCGCCACCGGGAGCACCGTCCCGCGGACCGTGACGCTCGTCGCCACCGCGTCGGACGACATCGGAGTCACCGCTCTCTCCTTCTGGTCCGGCTCCACCCGGGTCGGGAACGCCGTGCAGCAGGCCTCCGGCGACTGGTCGCTCACCACCTCGAGCCTCGCCGTGACCTCGCACGTGATCATCGCCAAGGCCCGCGACGCCGCCGGCAACATCGGCAGCAGCGGCTCGATCGCGCTGACCGTCTCGGCCACGGCACCGACGACGACGCCGACCGCGACTCCGACTCCCACCGCGACCCCGACGAGGACCCCGACGCCCACGGCGACGCCGACCGCCACCGCGACGCCGACCGCGACCCCCACGGCCACTCCGACCGCGACCCCCACGGCCACTCCGACCGCGACGCCGACCCCCACGGCGACGCCCACCACTCCCCCCACCGTGCCCGGCGTCCCGGCGCCGCTCGCGCAGTGGGACTTCACCCAGTCCGCCGCGCCGTACTACTCCACCGCGAACGACCTGCCGCTGCTCCAGGCGGGCAAGACCAAGGCCACGACCACCTCGACGCCCTGGGGCTCCGGGATCTCGATGACCGGGACGAGCTTCCTCCGGGTGCCGCAGGAGTCGGCGGGTCGCCTGACGATCGGCGCCACGGGCAACGCGGTCACCGTCGCGAGCTGGGTCTACATGACCGACGACAGCACCGGCTACGTCGCCGGCGCCTGGAACGAGCACGGCGAGCGCGCGGGCCGCTCCTACGGTCTCTTCTACGACCTCGGCCTCTACGGCGGCGACGAGCGATCGGCCTTCCACGTCTCGCGCACCGGTGGGCCGACGCCCGGCTACCCGTATTCGCGCGACTACTCGGCCTCGGGGAACAAGTTCACTCGGTACACCTGGCAGCTGCACGTGGGCACGTACGACGGCACCTACGCCGTCTCCTACCTGGACGGCACCTCCGTCGCCTACCCGCGCTTCGTGGACAACAAGGGCGCGACCTACGCGAAGAACCCCTACCTCTTCACCGAGGGCCTGAACCCGAACGCCGGCGACTTCACGGTCGGCGCGGTCGAGCTCACCTCCGGCCCCGGCAACTACGCGAAGGGCACCTTCGCGAAGATCCGGGTCTGGGACACGGCCCTCACCGCCGACCAGGTCAAGGCGCTCTACGACACGGAGCGCGCGGCACTGAAGTAG
- a CDS encoding gamma carbonic anhydrase family protein encodes MAAGAHPDARLIALPGGSPVVADSAWVAPGATLVGAVELEEESSVWYGAVLRAERARIRIGRGSNLQDGVIVHVDEGFDATLGSGVSVGHNAVLHGCTLESDVLVGMNATVLNGAVIGSGSLVAAGAVVLEGTVVPPGSLVAGVPAKVRRELSEQERDGIRRNAASYLVLAELHRGAAGAGTD; translated from the coding sequence ATGGCAGCAGGAGCGCACCCGGACGCCCGATTGATCGCTCTGCCGGGCGGATCCCCGGTCGTCGCCGACTCGGCCTGGGTGGCCCCGGGCGCGACCCTCGTCGGGGCGGTGGAGCTGGAGGAGGAGTCGAGCGTCTGGTACGGCGCCGTCCTCCGCGCGGAGAGGGCGCGCATCCGGATCGGCCGCGGCAGCAACCTGCAGGACGGCGTGATCGTGCACGTGGACGAGGGCTTCGACGCGACCCTCGGCTCGGGTGTCTCGGTCGGGCACAACGCCGTGCTGCACGGCTGCACCCTCGAGTCCGACGTGCTCGTCGGGATGAACGCGACCGTCCTCAACGGGGCGGTGATCGGCTCCGGGTCGCTCGTCGCCGCCGGCGCCGTGGTGCTCGAGGGCACCGTCGTGCCGCCGGGCTCCCTCGTCGCCGGCGTTCCGGCGAAGGTGCGCCGCGAGCTGTCCGAGCAGGAGCGGGACGGGATCCGCCGCAACGCCGCGTCCTACCTCGTCCTGGCCGAGCTGCACCGGGGAGCGGCCGGCGCCGGGACCGACTGA